The segment CCTGGAAGtccaagaacaagaagaggaacaCGGACACGGAGCAGCGAGCGCCCAAAAGTGTCACCGACTACGGTACGGAGacacacttcctgttcctgttagcttagcatatcttgtagtttctttcctttttactGCATTCCTTCTCCTATTGTAACCGGGCCGATGTTCCTAAGTCTTATTTTCAGAAACATGTTTTCACCTTTTTTAACCGCAGCtaatcacttcctgtctcacgtgttgcatcacttcctgtgaaACACTTTCAGGTGGAGCTCCTCCGGTGAACAAAGCATGTAAGTGGTCCTCCAGTGTGACGCTACTAATGGCagagctacccccccccccctctttactaacccccccaccctcccaacATGGCTGCTCCTCATGGGATCACTTCTTCTTGCTTGTGCTCGTTCAGCTTCCTCACagctgcagccaatcacagcggctGTGGGCGTCGGCTTGAGGCCGTGTTTCATCTGGAGGACGGAGAGACGACTCACGAGTTCAGGGTTTAGACTTTGTTCAAGAAGTCTGACTTCAGGTCCTCAGGTCCGGTCCTGGAGCTAGTCTTCATGGGGTCAGGCCCCCTTGTGGTTCCCATCAGCCCTAGAACCTCAAAGAGCTCTGGACCCTCAACGAGTCGCTCACGGAGAACCTGAGAACGCGGGAGTCGAGTTCAAGGACATCCCGTGCATCTCAGCTTCTAAAGACACAAACAGCCTGGTTCCTGTTCGTGATGAAGACGACGCTCAGAGAAAACCACGGAGGCCTGAACAGGGTCCTCccctatctcctcctcctcctcctcctccccctcctcctcctcctcacctatctcctccccctcctcctcctccgtctcggTGGATCTTTGTCACGCTGCACTTTAAAGAAAGATGGAAACCCAATTTGTTgaatgtttaatattcatgaacaTCTGGCacgcttcatgtctcctcccccgctcctcgtcccccccccctcctcgtcctcctcatccctcctcatcccccccctcctcctcatcccctcgtCCCCCCTTGTCCTCCTcgttcccctcctcccccatgccccctcctcatcctccccgccctcgtccccctcgtcccctcgtccccctcctcctcctcctcctcccctcctcatcccccctcgtcctcctccccccccccccctctgagagCATCAGCATGAGCTTCTTCCAGGTTGTTTTGGTGAAGCTGTTCTTTATTAACACTCGTTAGCTCTGGACTCGcgtgtctttatgctaagctaacagctAACTGGCTTTCAGTGAACATGTCCACTCTTCAGTTTTAAGAcccgatgaagacgaggaaacatttaatataataaataacaatagaGATGAAACCAGGTtaacttctacacacacacacacacacacatgaatgagaAGAAACTGGAACGTCCCAGTGTCACCTAAACGCAGCAAACCAACGGTTTTAATTACAATCAACACACTTTTATAACttttgtaacatttaaaaaactctCTTATAACTCTTTTATAACTCTTAACTCTCTTATAACTCTTTTACGACTCTTATAACTCTTTTACGACTCTGTTTCAGACGTAGCTCCCAGGAGGATCAACAGGAAGGAGGCTGACGGAGTTTCACCTCCTTCCTCTAACTCGCTGATTGTAAACACGCTCCACCTGGAGGAAGACGCCTgacctttgtttgtttgtttgtttgtcaacgAGCAGCGCAGCAGAACCCGGCTCCGCCCATCCCGGCGCGGCAGTACGAGGTGGCGATGAACCGGCAGCAGCGCTACTTCCGCATCCCGTTCATCCGCCCGGGCGACCAGTACAAAGACCCCCAGAGCAAGAAGAAAGGCTGGTGGTACGCACACTTCGACGGGCCCTGGATCGCCCGGCAGATGGAGCTCCACCCGGACAAGCACCCCATCGTCCTGGTGGCAGGTCGGTACCGGAGGGGGGTTCCCAGAGAAGGCCATGGTATAATATGTCTTAAAAGCTTCCCATAGAAGGTCATggtataatatgtatttaaagtcTCCCATAGAAGGTCATGGTATAATTATTCTCTTTAAAGTTTCCAATAGAGGTCATggtataatatgtatttaaagtcTCCCATAGAAGGTCATGGTATAATTATTCTCTTTAAAGTTTCCCATAGAGGTCATggtataatatgtatttaaagtcTCACATAGAAGGTCATGGTATAAGTCTTCCCTTTGAAGCTTCCCCTTTTAAAATGTCCCATAGACAGTCatgatataatatgtatttaaagtcTCCCATAGACGGTCATGGTATAAGTCTTCCCTTTGAAgcttcccctttttaaaatgtcccaTAGAAGGTCATGGTATAATTATTCTCTTTAAAGTTTCCCATAGAAGGTCATGGTATAagtattcactttaaagtttccCATAAAAGGTCATGGTATAagtattcactttaaagtttccCATAGAAGGTCATggtataatatgtatttaaagtcTCCCATAGAAGGTCATGGTATAAGTCTTCCCTTTAAAGTTTCCCATAGAAGGTCATggtataatatgtatttaaagtttcccaTAGAAGGTCATGGTATAATTATTCTCTTTAAAGCTTCCGATATAAAGTCATGGTATATGTATTTCAAGCTTCCCATAGAAGGTCATggtataatatgtatttaaagtcTCCCATAGAAGGTCATGGTATAAGTCTTCCCTTTGAAGCTGCCCATAGACGGTCATGGTATAAGTCTTCCCTTTGAAGCTGCCCATAGAAGGTCATGGTATAAGTCTTCCCTTTGAAGCTGCCCATAGACGGTCATGGTATAAGTCTTCCCTTTGAAGCTGCCCATAGAAGGTCATGGTATAAGTCTTCCCTTTGAAGCTGCCCATAGACGGTCATGGTATAAGTCTTCCCTTTGAAGCTGCCCATAGACGGTCATGGTATAAGTCTTCCTTTGAAGCTGCCCATAGACGGTCATGGTATAAGTCTTCCCTTTGAAGCTGCCCATAGACGGTCATGGTATAAGTCTTCCCTTTGAAGCTGCCCATAGACGGTCATGGTATAAGTCTTCCCTTTGAAGCTGCCCATAGACGGTCATGGTATAAGTCTTCCCTTTGAAGCTGCCCATAGACGGTCATGGTATAAGTCTTCCCTTTGAAGCTGCCCATAGAAGGTCATGGTATAAGTCTTCCCTTTGAAGCTGCCCATAGACGGTCATGGTATAAGTCTTCCCTTTGAAGCTGCCCATAGACGTCCGTGTGTCCTCTGCGCTCCAGGGAAGGACGACATGGAGATGTGCGAGCTGAGCCTGGAGGAGACGGGCCTGTCCCGGAAGAGAGGAGCGGAGATCCTCCCCCGGCAGTTCGAGGAGATCTGGGACCGCTGCGGCGGGACCCAGTACCTCCGCGGCGCCATCGAGAGCCGGCAGGCGCGGCCCACCTACGCCACGGCCATGCTGCAGAGCCTGTACAAGTAGCCCcgggcggggggggaggggcttatctcTGCAAACTAAGGGACGAATGCACCGGCGACAGAACTGCGACTCCTCCTGGTGGCCATTTTGTTTCTCCTCTGGTGGTGATTTTATTTCTTGGgtttggggtttggggggggggggcgtttctCATTGGACGCTCCGCAGAGAGATCCTGCTGAAGTTTGTTTTCCTGTAACACGTTTAACTACGAGGCCTTACTGACTCCAGGGTTTTAAGAGTAGGACTTTTATTCTTCTGATTTAGTTCCTCCCAGAACAACAACACGTGTTCCTGACTCCACGAGATCCGCTGAGCTCTAATCAGTGCTCCAACTTTATTAGTTTccctttgttgtctttctgacCGAATGTAACTGGAGACCTCGTTGACTTGTTGACTCGTCTCATTTCTTCTGTGAACGCgtgaggctctggaggtttGATTCTTCTGTTTCTTTTGATTGATTCTTTAGTTTCTTTGAACTCGGCTCCGTGATTCTGGGCTGTTGGTCGATGTGAAACTCTTATGCAACGACATCGTCCCTCACTGCCGCGCACGTCTTCATCTCAAGGAGTTTACAGGAACGTTTAACGTCTCCGGAACTGGAACCGGGACGCTTAGGGGAGACGGAGCGTCACGCAGAGTCGCCTCCTGTTTACAGACAATCTGCCGCTCCTGCTTCAGAACGCCTGGCTGCAGAGCGGCACGTTGACGTGAAGCGGCTCGACGGAGACCCGCTTCAGGTCTCAGGGGGCCGAGCGGACTCTGGACCgggtctcctcgtctcctcgttcCTCACTGTCACTTTTCTAACGCTGATCTCTAACAGAATAAAACATTCCACGTGTCACTCACCGCTCTGCTGCTTCTTTCTGTCGACACACGTATGAAAGACGAGgacgacgacgttgttgttgttcaacAGTTTGTATTTTCAACTATTGATTTCAGACGAACATTAAAAATGACAATTTTCACactttaaaataagaaaaagtcaAAATTACAGTTTGGGTCTTTTTTTCAAAAGCAGCGATAAACATTTTGAGTCTATTTACATGAAATATACACGAGAAGAACACCGGGGCCTCGTGGCGCCGCGGGGGCGCACCATGAAGACGTTCAGAGAGGCCGAcatgtctgtttaaaaaaaaagaaaaaacactgaaTTACTATGACCAAGTAAAAGTATGttaattagtatatatatatatttgtataaacatttatttataaaatatatattttatgaataaatatatttttatatatttctttttcatttatatatacatttatattttatttacttatgtgaattgtgttaaaaaaattttaaaaaacactgaacTACTGACAAAGGAAAAGTATATAATttagtattatatttatttatatatgtagatattttatatttatataaatatatatttattaaagatatttatatataattatagaaATATACACATCTTTAATTTACTTAtgtgaattgtgtgtttttatcaaagagaaaacaaagtaaaagttTATACCTTGTGAGGTCTTGTCAGGTGATCCATCCCTAACTGGccaggggggaggagccatcTTTGTATCTAGAACAGAGAAAGGTGAAGGTGTGAGACCAGACTGGGTCTCCAAAGATACCAGGGGACCTGAATGCACCGCAGAGGGGATGAAACTACAAGAGAAGTGAACAACGGGTATCAGCTGCTGATcgggagaaacacacagatcaaTAAGTACAGCTCGATCATCCACCTGTCAATAAGAACAGCTACGGTCCTCTACCGATAGGAAGTCACCGTGACTCTCAGTCACTCACATTGACGTACAATGACTCATTGACTCAGTGACTCACATTGACGTACAATGACTCAGTGACTCGCATTGACTCACAATGACTCAGTGACTCACATTGACTCACAATGACTCAGTGACTCACATTGACTCACAATGATTCAGTGACTCACATTGACGTACAATGACTCATTGACTCTCAGTGACTCACATTGACGTACAATGACTCACAATGACTCACATTGACTCACAATGACTCAGTGACTCACATTGACTCAGTGACTCATTGACTCTCAGTGACTCACATTGACGTACAATGACTCATTGACTCTCAGTGACTCACATTGACGTACAATGACTCAGTGACTCACATTGACGTACAATGACTCATTGACTCTCAGTGACTCACATTGACGTACAATGACTCACATTGACGTACAATGACTCAGTGACTCACTGTAGCATgcccgaggccgccacccgtgggtttccccccccagcaccaaggatccgccagacagcacgaGGTTTCgttcaaagacatgttttattggcccacacacgacaccgagccgaccgcaaaacacgtgcctctgctcacctccctctccactcgagtggcagcttttataagggtggcctcggctgctgagtgattgccaatcaccagcacccgaggccaaatcagacacagctgccacactccccaccactcgatttaggcTGGACttccccatgagagcttgggcggaggagggcccTGGGGACCGGACAATGCTCGGCCGGAGGGGCTCCGGGCCGACTGCTTAGGAGgtggggctctggggttcggGACGGGGACGGGAGCTGACGCCCGGGCCGGGAACGGGAGCCGGACCGCCGGAAGGAGCCGCGCAGCGGTAGCTGGTACCTCTGACAGGGCCCGGGGATCCGGAGTCGgccctccaccgacgggtcggctcggggttcgacggcagctccgacgggtcctggacctcagcggtcggcagctccgacgagttctggacctcggggttctgcagctccgacgagtcctggggctctgggtccggcagctccgacggctcctggacctcaggggtcggcagctccgacgggtcctggggctctggggtcggccgctccgacgggtcctggacctcgggggtcggcagctccgacgggtcctggggctctggggtcggcagctccgatggctcctggggctctgggtccggcagctccgacggctcctggacctcaggggtcggcagctccgacgggtcctggggctctggggtcggcagctccgacgggtcctggacctcggggttctgccgctccgacgggtcctggggctctgggtccggcagctccgacggctcctggacctcgggtcggcagctccgacgggtcctgggcctctggggtcggcagctccgacgggtcctggggctctgggtccggcagctccgacggctcctggggctctggggtcggcagctccgacgggtcctggacctcggggttctgcagctccgacgagtcctggggctctggagtcggcagctccgacggctcctggggctctgggtccggcagctccgacggctcctggacctcaggggtcggcagctccgacgggtcctgaggctctggggtcggcagctccgatgggtcctggacctcgggggtcggcagctccgacggctcgggggtcggctgcggcgacgggtcacggggaacgggagtctgccACAGCGCCGGCGGTTTCGAGGGTtccgaggaacaggcggctctcctccgcctgttcccgccccatctcctctatccgggccagtatctggcccaagctgctcatcagctcttcctcctggtctggctccctccctttcaggcactgggtcctcaggggccccacgttgggctccaatgtagcatgcccgaggccgccacccgtgggtttccccccccagcaccaaggatccgccagacagcacgaGGTTTCgttcaaagacatgttttattggcccacacacgacaccgagccgaccgcaaaacacgtgcctctgctcacctccctctccactctcgagtggcagcttttataagggtggcctcggctgctgagtgattgccaatcaccagcagccgaggccaaatcagacacagctgccacactcacaTTGACGTACACTGACTCAGTGACTCACATTGACTCACAATGACTCAGTGACTCACATTGACTCACAATGACTCAGTGACTCACATTGACGTACAATGACTCAGTGACTCACATTGACTCTCAGTGACTCACATTGACTCACAATGACTCAGTGACTCACATTGACTGAGTGACTCACATTGACGTACAATGACTCAGTGACTCAGTGACTCTCATTGACTCACATTGACTCTCAGTGACTCACAGTGACTCAAATTGACTCTCAGTGACTCACATTGATGTACAATGACTCAGTGACTCACAATGACTCACATTGACTCACATTGAGTCAGTGACTCACATTAACTCAGTTACTCACAGTGACTCACATTGACTCACAGTGACTCACAGGGATCTACTTAGATctccaggtgcatgctggttaCCTGCACACGGCCCCGTGTCCCGGCTGGATGTGGCACCGGCCTCCGGGGCAGCGGTCCGGCTGCAGGTCACAGAGGCTCCGGCAGGGCCGGCCAGCCACCGACAGGAAGCCGGGCCGGCACACGCAGCGCGCCTCCTTCAACCGGCCAATCGCCACGCAGCGGGACGCCGCATCGCACGCCAGGAACTTACAGGCGTCGGCCTGGTCGGCtgcgaggaagaagaggaagagaaggaggaagcggAGCTTAacgacatatatacacatatacatacgtacatatatatacatatatatataaagttccaCAGTAGAACCAGCAGGTCTCAGAACCAGGAGGTCTCAGAACCAGcaggtctccaggtgttcacgTACCTGGCTCTACGTCCAGGCTGCGGGTGTCGATCTGGATCATCAGGTTCTTGGCGGCGGCGGAGCAGAACCGCTCCAGGACGCCGTGGACGGCCTCGGTGATGTTGTACGGCACCGACTTGGAGAACTTGGCCTTGCTGTTGACGACCACGCTGCCCCTCTGGAAGTTCAGGATCTCCAGGTTCTGGAAGCCCGTCAGGTTGGCCTGCAGGTACGGCAGCAGCTGCACACACAAGGACAGGTTCTGAGTCCCACGAAGCCCAAAGAGGACGAGGGTTCATGGCTGCGTTCATCCGTCACACGAGGAGATGAAGTCTGTCCCCTGGGAGACGTGAAGAGGACGTAGAAAATCAAAAGACTCAAATGAGTCACAGGACTCAAAAGACTCAAAATAGCTAAAAGATCCATACGAGTCATGAGATCCACGAGGAGACTGAGGATAAAGGTCTGACTGAGGTCTGGAGACTGAGGATGAAGGTCAGACTGAGGTCTGGACATAACGACCTTGTTGCTTCTTGTGCTGCTCTACCCTGTTtccaaggttcaaggtttttatcTGCCATTTGTTTtcagaccaacagtccagaacCATCGTGCAGGACTCCCTCAGTCCCCCGTtaaggaaataaaaacacactatcataggaaagaaaaatagataatattaaaaaaacattgagaaGGTGGTAATACGTACAAAAAAGGTAGTAATATAATCAAAAAGGTGTTAATATGGACATTAAAGTCTAAAGTGGGAACTCGTGTGTGACTCCCCCTCCGACCACCGGCCCGGTCTTGGGTTACTCACCACGTCCAGGAAGGTGTTCTCCAGGGATCGGTACTCGGACGACGTCTTGTTGAAGAGGTCCTCGGAGAAGTCCATGTTGGTGACGCGCAGGCTGAAGAACACCACCAGCTCCCGGCCGTGGCTGGCCGTGGTCATGGAGGGCGTGGTCAGGTATCTCACTGGAGCCGTGGTCAGGTATCTCACTGGAGGCGTGGTCAGGTATCTCACTGGAGGCGTGGTCAGGTATCTCACTGGAGGCGTGGTCAGGTATCTCACTGGAGGCGTGGTCAGGTATCTCACTGGAGGCGTGGTCAGGTATCTCACTGGAGGCGGGGCCGTGACGGCGGCGCGTTCCCCCCCCTCGGGCGGGAAGCCGCTCCCCTCGGCCGCCGCGTCGGTCGGACCCAGCTCCACCGTCAGGTCCCGGACCGCCTCGTCCACCACGTCTCCGGCGGCCGGCGGCGGGGCGGTTTGGCTCCGGCCTCCTTTCGGCACCGTCTCCTTCAAGTCTTCGTCGATAACGACGACCGCCGGCTCCGACTCCTTCTCTGCTTCTTCGCCGGcgtcctctgaagactctggAGTAGGACGCTCCGCTACCTCGAACAGTCCGGTGTCGACAGTCGGACCGGGGGCGGACGCTTCGGACGCTTCAGACGCTTCGGACGCGGCGACAGCCGAGGCCGGAGGCGTTTGGACGGCGGCCGCAGCCGGAGCCGTTGGGACGGCGGCCGCAGCCGGAGCCGTTGGGACGGCGGCCGCAGCCGGAGCCGGCGCTGCCGTCACTGCAACGTCTTCTGGACCTTCGGTGGCGTCGGGGCGGTTCGGATCCGTCGCCTCTTTGAATCGTCGGGGCCAAAAGAAAAAGGACGAATCACAGAGGATCACCAGTTAGACAGAAGCCCCTCTGAGTGGGCACCAAGCATCAGAACCACCCGCGCTGCATCTCCAGGGGGATCTCTAACCACAGATATGACTattcctgagtgtctgtgatcTCTCCGCGGTGCAGCCGGTACCTCCATGTCTCCAGTACTGCATGTAAACCCTCAGAATGTCTCATCTATGTGTCTCGGGATCTTTAAGGATCTGTTCTCAGGACGTACGTCATGTTCCTCACCTGCTCCACCAGAGCTGGATTCAGACTGCGGATCCCTCTTGGAAGTTGCCGTCGGTGTGATggtctccacttcctgctcgGTGGAGAAGTCACGGACGACGTGATATTCAGGGTCAGGTCCACCTCCGCCGAGCGGGACCGCGTTGTCTTCCTCGAGTGGCCGGTGGCCGTCCGGTCCGGCTGCTGGAAGGAACTCGTTGTCTTGGATATTCTGGACGGTGTCGTCTCCAAAGCCGAGCTCCGCCGTGCCGTCCGGTGGGTGGAGGATTTTAATGGCTTCGGCCGGTGGGTCAGTGACGTCTCCCTCTGGTTCGGGTTCTAAAACCTCGACTATCTCATGCTCTGGATCAACGAGTCCTGCTTCCTCTTCCGGCTCCGACACCTCGGGTAACTCTTCTGCCGGCGGTAACACGTGAACGGCGCCCTCTTCTGATTCTGATGCTTCCTTTGgaccctcctcctctcgttcttCCTTAGAGACATCAGTCGCCTCCTCTCCAGCCTCTGGTGGACGTTGGGTTTCCAAGCGGTCCTTGGGCTCGTTCTCTGGTACCGGGATCACTTTGCCTTCTGCTCTTACAtccttctctggttctggtacttcttcttcttcttcggcctctTTCCCTGGTTCTGGAGCTACGTCTACAACCTCTAGAACTTCTTCACTTGGTTCTGAAACCTTTTCTGGCTCCTCTGATTCTGCAGCCTGGACTTCCTCGTCTCCTGTTCCTGCTACTCCCAATTCCAATTCCTCAACCGccccttcaccttcaccttcacctggcGCTCTGACAACTTCTTCATCTACTTCTGACATCTTAACCACGTCCTCGGTGGATTTCacagcctcctcctctggttctggAACCTCagcgacctcctcctcctcttcttctaccgGTCGCACAACATCAACTGCCTCCACCTCGTTTTCCAGTTGGGAAGCTTCAGGTACTAGTCCTTCTGATCCTTCAGGTTcaaccacctcctctccttgttCTGAGACTTCTGACTCTTCCTCTACTTCTGCATCTGGTTCTGAAACCTCATCATCTCTCTTAGTTTCTAAACTCGGATGCAACTCATCAAATAGATCTTCTTCTGGTTCCTCAATGACCTCACCTCTAACTTCAACTATTCCCTTCTCTGGTTGCAAcacatcttctccttcttcatacAACATCTCTACTGCGCTAATGCCTGTTTCTGCCTCCTCTGGTGTGGCGTCTTCTGCTTCAGAAACTTCTGAATCCTCATCAAGCTCCTTCTGCTCCAGCTCTGAAGCTGCTACCTTGTCTTGATTGTCTTCCAGAgactcttctgcttcttcttcctctggctCTGAAACTTCAACTATTTCCTCctcttcagcttcttcttctggcTCTGAGACTTCAGCTTCTTCCTGTGGCTCTGAGACTTCAGCTTCTTCTCCTGCCTCTGAGACTTCAGCTTCTTCTCCTGCCTCTGAgacttcagcttcttcttctgcctctgAGACTTCAGCTTCAGGTTCTGTCGTCTCTAAATTCCCTTCCTCTTGTTCATAAACTTCCGTTAGTTCAGGCGTCGGCTGCAAACCTTCAGGCGCTCCGTCGGGTTCCACCACTAACCCTCCCTCCGGCTGCAGCGTTTCAGATTCACCTTCCAACTTCGAGACATCTCGGGGACCCGTTTCCTCATGGAGGTCGTACCGCTCGGCCTCTTCCTCATTGAGGTCATACTGCTCGGCCTCTTCCTCATCGGGAAGAGCGTTGACGTCTTGGTCTTCCCGAGGCGTCGCTGGATGAGTGGGCGGCTGGCCCGTGAGGCCTGAGAGGGTAGTGACATCAGCCGTTTCCTCATCGGGGGGCGCTGTGGTCAATGATCTCTGTGTGGTCTGGGGGACGACATCTGGCCCGGGGTCcacatggtcctcatggtccacatggtcctcatggtcctcaggttcctcatggtcctcagggtcctcatggccctcatggtcctcaggttCCTCAGGGTCCTCATggccctcatggtcctcaggttcctcatggtcctcagggtcctcaggttcctcatggtcctcatggtcctcagggtCCTCAGGTTCCTcagggtcctcatggtcctcatggtcctcaggttCCTcagggtcctcatggtcctcatggtcctcagggttctcatggtcctcatggtcctcaggttcctcatggtcctcagggtcctcagggtcctcagggtcctcatggtcctcatggtcctcagggtcctcagggtcctcatggtcctcaggttcctcatggtcctcagggtcctcatggtcctcatggtcctcgtggtcctcaGGGTCCTCGTGGTCCTCAGGGTCCTCGTGGTCCTCAGGTTCCTCATTGTCCTcagggtcctcatggtcctggtCCACAGGACTCAGGTCTTCCTCTGAGATCAGGTTGGGGGAAAGGCTGATTGGAGCGTCTGTCTCCAGCTGGAGGATGACGGGCGGGGTCGCGATGTAGTCCCTTACAAGTTCACCCGTTTCCCTGTGATGAATGGTTTCAATCTCGTGGGTAATGATTGGCaattcttcttcatcctcctcctcctccttttcgtCTGACGGCCAGCGCTCACTCACATAAATTGCCTCCGACTCCTCGGTGATCTCCTCCGCGGGGCCGGCGGTGGGCTGGAGGAGGGTCCCCAGGGCGTTCTCCTCCTCCGAGGGCCGGAGGGGAGGCCTCTGGGCCCCCGGCTCCCCGGTGGACACTTCCAACTCGTTGTGTGAATCGGGCTCACTGAACTGAGAGATGAATCATATTAATAATGCACTGACAGTTCGTCACTTTTTCACTATTAAAACAACTATTTGTTATGCAGTAAATCTTCATTATGGAGGGTCATTCATTTCCATATATTTTAATCAGAAGACAAATGTTTTTAACAGGAATTCTTAACAAGGCTTCCAGAAATAAAGATGCAACGTGTTTGAATGAGGCCGAATTGAAAATGtcatttcagctcatttcttGTCTTATATGCTCCTAAATTATATCATACTCCAGTTATTACAGGCTCCACCCACACACTCTTTTCTTCACATTGTGAATTAATTATATTTCCaacaaatgaattaataaatccaCAACATCGATAACGTTTCTCACCTCATCCACTACTTCCACCGTCGAGGTCGCCGTCTGAGCCGGCAGGAAGATTCCTCCTGTGAACGCAGAGCGGTGTCACCTCCAGACGAGCATCCATGAAATACCATTTACTGCTCATCCAttggattaaaacacatttacggTTCACAGATGGATGTCGTATTTTTACTAGATTTCATATAGTTTTAATATGCTGCAAATCCATTCTTTAGTTGTACTCTGTGTTCAGAATGCAACTCTAAAGCAGGAGTGGAGCAGCAGCTCGTCACCTGGTTGGAAGGTGAGCGAGTCCAGATCGATGGGCAGCGACGCCTCCTCGCGCAGTGCCTCCGTCACCACCGCCCAGAGGCCGGAGggggccgagggggccggctcAGGGGCCTTCGAGGTGATTTTAGGAGAATTGATCTCGAAGACCAGAGAGTAACGCACCGAGATTCCTCCAGGCCTGAAACCACAAG is part of the Pseudoliparis swirei isolate HS2019 ecotype Mariana Trench chromosome 12, NWPU_hadal_v1, whole genome shotgun sequence genome and harbors:
- the LOC130202147 gene encoding titin isoform X6, coding for MLWDLGLVLLLLVFTPQAAGGQEGGELPAGGPVRLLRLLKTSTPGGGSGFGADRRRPKRSVFLHGAVKICPQETADEVLASHRRYYQLRVCQEAVWEAFRIFLDRIPGTSEYQRWVHTCRHEELRLSHIAQNFSSSEEHRSLVHRRMNLMRVRTPPPREATGPPPTPQTSRTSRTPETPQEAGAAVQTVAPPVPTSTVVLLRPARASTSPGLQLTQPAEEEEEEEEEVKDSELPNVVPEGPAEQRVEFSIDLVDPGYRELLDDPDSPQYVDLAHHLQDQMQHVFDKLPGYKGIEVLGISETQDTDGPGGISVRYSLVFEINSPKITSKAPEPAPSAPSGLWAVVTEALREEASLPIDLDSLTFQPGGIFLPAQTATSTVEVVDEFSEPDSHNELEVSTGEPGAQRPPLRPSEEENALGTLLQPTAGPAEEITEESEAIYVSERWPSDEKEEEEDEEELPIITHEIETIHHRETGELVRDYIATPPVILQLETDAPISLSPNLISEEDLSPVDQDHEDPEDNEEPEDHEDPEDHEDPEDHEDHEDHEDPEDHEEPEDHEDPEDPEDHEDHEDPEDPEDPEDHEEPEDHEDHENPEDHEDHEDPEEPEDHEDHEDPEEPEDPEDHEDHEEPEDPEDHEEPEDHEGHEDPEEPEDHEGHEDPEDHEEPEDHEDHVDHEDHVDPGPDVVPQTTQRSLTTAPPDEETADVTTLSGLTGQPPTHPATPREDQDVNALPDEEEAEQYDLNEEEAERYDLHEETGPRDVSKLEGESETLQPEGGLVVEPDGAPEGLQPTPELTEVYEQEEGNLETTEPEAEVSEAEEEAEVSEAGEEAEVSEAGEEAEVSEPQEEAEVSEPEEEAEEEEIVEVSEPEEEEAEESLEDNQDKVAASELEQKELDEDSEVSEAEDATPEEAETGISAVEMLYEEGEDVLQPEKGIVEVRGEVIEEPEEDLFDELHPSLETKRDDEVSEPDAEVEEESEVSEQGEEVVEPEGSEGLVPEASQLENEVEAVDVVRPVEEEEEEVAEVPEPEEEAVKSTEDVVKMSEVDEEVVRAPGEGEGEGAVEELELGVAGTGDEEVQAAESEEPEKVSEPSEEVLEVVDVAPEPGKEAEEEEEVPEPEKDVRAEGKVIPVPENEPKDRLETQRPPEAGEEATDVSKEEREEEGPKEASESEEGAVHVLPPAEELPEVSEPEEEAGLVDPEHEIVEVLEPEPEGDVTDPPAEAIKILHPPDGTAELGFGDDTVQNIQDNEFLPAAGPDGHRPLEEDNAVPLGGGGPDPEYHVVRDFSTEQEVETITPTATSKRDPQSESSSGGAEATDPNRPDATEGPEDVAVTAAPAPAAAAVPTAPAAAAVPTAPAAAAVQTPPASAVAASEASEASEASAPGPTVDTGLFEVAERPTPESSEDAGEEAEKESEPAVVVIDEDLKETVPKGGRSQTAPPPAAGDVVDEAVRDLTVELGPTDAAAEGSGFPPEGGERAAVTAPPPVRYLTTPPVRYLTTPPVRYLTTPPVRYLTTPPVRYLTTPPVRYLTTAPVRYLTTPSMTTASHGRELVVFFSLRVTNMDFSEDLFNKTSSEYRSLENTFLDVLLPYLQANLTGFQNLEILNFQRGSVVVNSKAKFSKSVPYNITEAVHGVLERFCSAAAKNLMIQIDTRSLDVEPADQADACKFLACDAASRCVAIGRLKEARCVCRPGFLSVAGRPCRSLCDLQPDRCPGGRCHIQPGHGAVCRYKDGSSPLAS